One window from the genome of Eucalyptus grandis isolate ANBG69807.140 chromosome 7, ASM1654582v1, whole genome shotgun sequence encodes:
- the LOC104431141 gene encoding vacuolar iron transporter 1-like — translation MAPNGHSDLEKQRLLLHDHEEKHFTSSEVVRDIILGVSDGLTVPFALAAGLSGADVPSSIILIAGIAEVVAGSISMGLGGYLAAKSETDHYYRELKREQEEIISVPDIEAAEIAEILAQYGVEPHEYEPVVNALRRNPQAWLDFMMKFELGLEKPNPMRALQSAATIAFSYIVGGMVPLIPYMAIPIADKAVLASVGITLIALLIFGFVKGHFTGDRPFRSALQTALIGAVASAAAYSIAKLFRT, via the exons ATGGCCCCGAACGGGCATTCGGACCTGGAGAAGCAGAGGCTGCTCCTGCACGACCACGAGGAGAAGCACTTCACGTCGAGTGAGGTCGTCCGTGACATCATCCTCGGCGTCTCTGACGGCCTCACCGTCCCCTttgccctcgccgccggcctctCCGGGGCTGACGTCCCATCCTCCATCATCCTGATTGCTGGCATCGCTGAGGTCGTGGCTGGTTCGATTTCCATGGGACTTGGAGG GTATCTGGCGGCGAAAAGCGAGACTGATCACTACTATAGAGAACTAAAGAGAGAACAAGAAGAGATTATCAGCGTGCCAGACATAG AGGCCGCCGAGATTGCCGAAATATTGGCACAATATGGGGTCGAGCCCCACGAGTACGAGCCCGTCGTGAATGCCCTGAGGAGGAACCCCCAAGCATGGCTTGATTTCATGATGAA GTTTGAACTAGGACTAGAGAAGCCAAACCCCATGAGAGCCCTGCAGAGCGCAGCGACCATCGCCTTTTCCTACATAGTTGGCGGAATGGTGCCCCTAATACCGTACATGGCGATCCCGATCGCTGACAAGGCCGTGCTTGCCTCCGTCGGGATCACGCTCATTGCATTGCTCATCTTCGGCTTCGTTAAGGGCCACTTCACTGGCGACCGGCCGTTCCGGAGCGCCCTCCAGACTGCCCTCATTGGCGCCGTCGCCTCTGCAGCCGCTTACTCCATAGCCAAGCTCTTCAGAACTTGA
- the LOC104453645 gene encoding vacuolar iron transporter 1, with amino-acid sequence MADGANDGGNPGAEEQQRLLDQHKEAHFTAGEIVRDIIIGVSDGLTVPFALAAGLSGANASSSIVLTAGIAEVAAGAISMGLGGYLAAKSEADNYARELKREQEEIIRVPDTEAAEVAEILARYGIEPHEYGPVVNALRKKPQAWLDFMMKFELGLEKPDPKRALQSAFTIAIAYVLGGLVPLIPYMFIPVARKAVVASVILTLMALLIFGYAKGYFTDNKPFKSALQTALIGAIASAAAFGMAKAVQS; translated from the exons ATGGCCGACGGCGCGAACGACGGGGGGAATCCGGGGGCAGAGGAGCAGCAGAGGCTCCTGGACCAGCACAAGGAGGCCCACTTCACCGCCGGCGAGATCGTCCGCGACATCATCATCGGCGTCTCCGATGGCCTCACCGTCCCCttcgccctcgccgccggcctctCCGGCGCCAACGCCTCCTCGTCCATCGTGCTCACCGCTGGCATTGCCGAGGTCGCCGCCGGCGCCATCTCCATGGGTCTCGGCGG GTATCTTGCGGCTAAGAGTGAGGCGGACAACTATGCGAGGGAGTTGAAGAGAGAACAAGAAGAGATCATCAGAGTTCCAGATACAG AGGCTGCGGAGGTAGCTGAGATTCTTGCACGGTATGGTATAGAGCCCCATGAATATGGTCCGGTTGTCAATGCTCTGAGGAAGAAGCCCCAGGCGTGGCTTGATTTCATGATGAA GTTTGAACTTGGACTCGAGAAGCCAGATCCTAAGAGAGCGCTTCAAAGCGCGTTCACGATTGCCATTGCCTACGTCTTGGGTGGGCTTGTTCCTCTCATTCCCTACATGTTCATTCCAGTAGCAAGAAAAGCTGTGGTAGCGTCTGTTATCTTGACACTGATGGCCTTGCTGATCTTTGGGTATGCCAAGGGCTACTTCACCGACAATAAACCTTTCAAAAGTGCGTTGCAAACCGCTTTGATCGGTGCCATCGCTTCGGCAGCTGCTTTTGGCATGGCGAAAGCCGTTCAATCATAG